One Diospyros lotus cultivar Yz01 chromosome 1, ASM1463336v1, whole genome shotgun sequence genomic window carries:
- the LOC127792255 gene encoding nitrogen regulatory protein P-II homolog isoform X2 — MAYSSMVKAGGFLGRLSSDEFKELRLFGSTSMATPKLRHAHLSLPSLISLKTSKNASLLNPVRACHSSTDYIPDAEFYKVEAILRPWRIPQVSSALLQMGIRGVTVSDVRGFGAQGGLTERYAGSEFSEDKFLAKVKVEIVVSKDQVEAVIDKIIEEARTGEIGDGKIFLIPVTDVIRVRTGERGEKAERMMGGRADMSSVVQN, encoded by the exons ATGGCTTATTCTTCCATGGTGAAAGCGGGAGGGTTCCTCGGTCGCCTCTCCTCTGATGAGTTCAAAGAATTGCGCCTCTTCGGCTCCACTTCCATGGCTACTCCCAAGTTGAGACACGCTCATCTCTCCCTTCCCAGCCTCATCTCACTCAAAACCTCAAAAAACGCGTCCCTCCTAAATCCAGTTAGAGCTTGCCACAGCTCTACAG ATTATATCCCGGATGCCGAATTTTACAAAGTGGAGGCGATTTTGAG ACCGTGGAGAATCCCGCAGGTTTCATCG GCCCTGCTGCAAATGGGTATCCGTGGTGTTACTGTGTCAGATGTTCGAGGATTTGGTGCCCAAGGTGGTCTGACAGAGCGATATGCag GCTCTGAATTTTCTGAAGACAAGTTTTTAGCTAAAGTTAAGGTGGAGATTGTGGTGAGCAAGGACCAG GTTGAAGCTGTAATAGATAAGATCATTGAAGAGGCACGAACAGGAGAGATTGGGGATGGCAAAATTTTTC TAATACCAGTCACAGATGTAATAAGAGTCCGGACTG GTGAGCGGGGAGAAAAAGCTGAGAGGATGATGGGAGGACGAGCAGATATGTCATCTGTGGTGCAAAACTAG
- the LOC127792255 gene encoding nitrogen regulatory protein P-II homolog isoform X1: MAYSSMVKAGGFLGRLSSDEFKELRLFGSTSMATPKLRHAHLSLPSLISLKTSKNASLLNPVRACHSSTDYIPDAEFYKVEAILRPWRIPQVSSALLQMGIRGVTVSDVRGFGAQGGLTERYAGSEFSEDKFLAKVKVEIVVSKDQVEAVIDKIIEEARTGEIGDGKIFRCIAMKYGSMEIYKSFKLKEQKAGRNRLPIMNKINTSHRCNKSPDW; the protein is encoded by the exons ATGGCTTATTCTTCCATGGTGAAAGCGGGAGGGTTCCTCGGTCGCCTCTCCTCTGATGAGTTCAAAGAATTGCGCCTCTTCGGCTCCACTTCCATGGCTACTCCCAAGTTGAGACACGCTCATCTCTCCCTTCCCAGCCTCATCTCACTCAAAACCTCAAAAAACGCGTCCCTCCTAAATCCAGTTAGAGCTTGCCACAGCTCTACAG ATTATATCCCGGATGCCGAATTTTACAAAGTGGAGGCGATTTTGAG ACCGTGGAGAATCCCGCAGGTTTCATCG GCCCTGCTGCAAATGGGTATCCGTGGTGTTACTGTGTCAGATGTTCGAGGATTTGGTGCCCAAGGTGGTCTGACAGAGCGATATGCag GCTCTGAATTTTCTGAAGACAAGTTTTTAGCTAAAGTTAAGGTGGAGATTGTGGTGAGCAAGGACCAG GTTGAAGCTGTAATAGATAAGATCATTGAAGAGGCACGAACAGGAGAGATTGGGGATGGCAAAATTTTTC GATGCATAGCCATGAAATACGGTTCTATGGAAATTTATAAAAGCTTTAaactaaaagaacaaaaagcTGGAAGGAACAGATTGCCTATAATGAACAAAAT TAATACCAGTCACAGATGTAATAAGAGTCCGGACTG GTGA
- the LOC127811067 gene encoding uncharacterized protein LOC127811067, translating to MEDDAIRKRKIRQDADGDLSEDDEEKMDKFFALLRSIREAREHMRSLKASGTASEKPVPPGQKKLKAAAAEKEEENPPSFRREDLVKDFQFTGPCVTSSLGGPSRIEQVIDKDEIKDGGLDLKLSL from the coding sequence ATGGAAGACGACGCAATCAGGAAGAGAAAGATTCGTCAGGATGCCGATGGCGATCTTAGCGAGGACGACGAAGAGAAGATGGACAAGTTCTTTGCTCTTCTCAGGAGTATTCGTGAAGCTCGTGAGCACATGCGGAGCCTCAAGGCCTCCGGCACCGCCTCTGAAAAACCGGTGCCGCCGGGGCAGAAGAAGTTGAAGGCGGCGGCGGccgaaaaagaagaagagaatccCCCTTCCTTCCGCCGCGAAGATCTGGTGAAAGATTTTCAATTCACCGGCCCTTGTGTAACCTCCTCGTTGGGAGGGCCGTCTCGGATCGAACAGGTGATCGACAAAGATGAGATCAAAGACGGTGGCTTAGATCTTAAGCTTTCGCTTTAG